The sequence tatatgtatagaaTACTAATGACAGCCATAGCTAAACTTCCCTAAACATTTCCATTCTAAACCCCTCTTTACACTTGCTTTTAACTATAGCTAATTATTTGCCATGGGGTATCATACTTGTGGGTGTGCTCTGATATAAAGGTTTTATCAGCATGTGTTTGGGATGAGTGAAATACAGTATGTCACTTTGCCATGTTACAGAACTACATGTTTGGTAAAGTATTCCATTTATTTAGGTCCAAAGCCAGCTGTGCTTCTCCAGCATGGATTGTTTGGTCAAGGTAGCAACTGGATCGAAAATTTGGCCAACAACAGCCTGGGCTTCATGCTAGCAGATGCTGGCTATGATGTTTGGATAGGAAATAGCAGAGGGACAACCTGGTCTCAAAGACATCAGAAATTTTCAATTGCCCAAGAGGAATTTTGGGATTTCAGGTAGGCTGAACTGGAGAAAAACTAGTGAAAATGGCAAACTGTTTTGCATGTTGGCAATTCTGTATGTGCAGTGATCTATGTTTCTCTTAATTCATGTGAACATCAATTTGTGTGGTTTGTGCACAGCAATGGTGATCAGATAGGATTTAGATCCTGTAATTTTGTATGAATTTCCATTTGGCTCCATTGTCATGGCCTTGGGAGGCCATCAGTTTAAATCAGCAgagaacctcctcctgcaccccgtaCTCACATCATtaatgccactgatttcagtagcagTAGGATTGAAAGATGTAGCACAGAGCTAAACAGAACCCTCTGTGTGGTAGAAACCTTTGCATTGAAACGCGTCATTGTCAGGGCCATTACTCACCTACAGAAATATATTGTGCTGTTAGATAGGTTTAGTTCATTAAATATCACAAGGAAACTTTCCCTCACTGCAATCCTATCCAGTGGCCAAGGGCAGTCAGTCCCTGAGCATAAAACAGAACGGGGATTGCTCTCACCTTGGGCATAGTGTTTGCCCCAAAGAGGGTAAGGAGGAGCATGGAACAGGCCCTGCCCTCTTCCATTTGCACCAGTCCAGAGTGGGCAAGGTGAAcgatggggaggaggcagcaccaTGCTAAAGGTGCAGCtgcacattttctttcacatggGGAAGCTCAGGCATAAAATGCATGGAATACAGGTTTCAGGCAATGTTATCAAGCTTTCCAATTGGCTGCTGCCTCCCCTTTGGGCATTATTTAACTATTGCTGAGCCATTTCTAACAAGCTTGTTAGTGATTAACTGGAACTGGGTCTAGTTATTAGAATACCCTCTAAAGCACATTGCCATTTTCCTTTAGCACAGAAGCAGAATTAAAAGAGCATTGGGCTAACATTAATTCACACATCATGTCTTGGCCAACAGAGCATTATATTTCCTAGGCTTGTACATACACTcaatattgaaaaataaataaagcatctGTATTATGTAGAGAGACAAAGACTCAAACTCTAGGCTGGCAAACTTAGGCTGGGCTGGATCCCTGAAGAGTTTGAGCTGTTATCTGATAGACCCATAGTTCATCAGTGCTGCATTCAAATGTATATGGGCAGGATTTGCCGGCCAGATTCTCTCCATAGCCAGAGCTCCGCTCCCTGCAAAGCTGgttacagctccctgattctAAGAGCAAGTCTTGCCAATTTTCAGATGCTGCTGAGCTGCTGAAAGCTGCAGCACTCATATAGGGTCTTTAATGGACCCTTTACCAGTGAAGTGGTTGAGGGAAGGATGGGGTAGTAGCCAGAAGCACAGCCCCAAGTCCCATGCAGTTGCACTCAGCAGAGAGCTTCCCTACACAATGGGAATTTTCTCCTGGAAATTTATCCCCAAATTCCAGCCCCTTAATGTCACCTTAGTGGTGCATAGGAGCCATAACTtacttgagaatctggccctataactTCATTATGTGGCTAACTTCATATTTTTATATTGCAGTTTTCATGAAATGGGCAAATATGACCTTCAAGCTATGATTAACTTTATTCTGCAGAAAACTGGACAGAAGCAACTGTATTATGTTGGCTACTCTCAGGGCGGCACTATGGGTATGCTAGCAGAATTTGGTGCATTTGCATTGTACTTTTCTCTCTCTAAGTATGAAAGGCTTTCTCTGGGCTAttagaaaggccgtaccgggtcagaccaaaggtccatctagcccagtatcctgtctaccaacagtggccaatgccaggtgccccagagggagtgaacctaacaggcaatgatcaagtgatctctctcctgccatccatctccatcctctgacagacagaggctagggacaccattccttacccgtcctggctaattgcccttaatggacttaaccaccatgaatttatccagttctcttttaaactctgttacagtcctagccttcacaaccttctcaggtatggagttccacaagttgactgtgcgctgcgtgaagaagaacttccttttatttgttttaaacctgctgcctattaatttcatttgatgacccctagttcttgtattatgggaataagtaaataacttttccttatccactttctccacatcactcatgattttatatacctctatcatatcccctcttagtctccacttttccaagctgaagagtcctagcctctttaatctctcctcatatgggacccgttccaaacccttaataattttagttgcccttttctgaaccttttctagtgccagtatatcttttttgagatgaggagaccacatctgtatgcagtattcgagatgagggcgtaccatcgatttatataagggcaataatatattctcagtcttattctctatcccctttttaatgattcctaacatcctgtttgcttttttgaccgcctctgcacactgcgtggacattttcagagaactatccacgatgactccaagatctttttcctgacttgttgtagctaaattagcccccatcatattgtatgtatagttggggttattttttccaatgtgcattactttacatttatccacatgaaatttcatttgccattttgttgcccgatCACTCTTTCATATGTTTATAAGCAGAAAATTGCAGAGACAATTCCCACTTTTGTGTAACATTGTGCCAGTACTTTATATAGAGCTAAGTCCAGGATTCCTTTCTCAGTTTTCAGTCAGAGCTGGCTCAGGTaaaagtcccactgaagccatggAGCCTGTGATATAATCAGGGGCAGCCAACAGATTCCTAGAACAACCAGAGAGGTTTTGGTGACCACCAAAGGTTCCTCTCTTGCTAAACTTCATCTTGCTGTCACAAATAGAATTTTTGACTATACTTCAGCCTGAAAAATCTTTCATTGCTGAAGGGACAAGGATACCCTCTAAAATTAACCCAGGGATGCTGCACAAAAATTAATGGCTTTTGTTTTCAGGTGAAACGCATGGTGCACCCTTCTTCCATACTAATGGATAGTCTAGCCCAAGTGTGAAAATGAGCTTATTGTTCCAACTCAGGCTTATCAAGTTATCATATTCTCTGTTAGTAATAGGGACAAAATACAATCCTTTTAGTCTCAATAACTGATAATCGAGAGATCTGCTTCTTGGCAATAGGCACTAAAGAGGTTCATATCAGGACTATATTTGACCacagaaataaagaaataatCTCCTTTTAACATTTCTGCTGTGAAAGTGATATAAAAGTTAAACAGAAAGGTCATGAACAAATATCCATGCTAACTCCTCTGCAATTATGATGACCTTGGTACAGTTTCCATTTCTGCCTGTTCTTATTCTGGGATAAGTTGCATCATTCAGCACAGCCACAGCACTCTTATGTCAGTCCCTGGCTAAACTATTTTATGTCATTGCCTGTCTTGATTCATAGTCAAGGACCATCCTAAACTTCATGCAAATTCCTTCATTCTGCATGAAAGCTGATTTCTTCTAAACCAAATCTACATGCTGGGTCCTGATGAACCCTCTGATGGAGTTTCATACAAATGCCTGTAAGtattcagcaaaaagaacgagaagtacttgtggcaccttagagactaacaaatttatttgggcataagctttcatgggctaaaacccacttcatcggatgcatgcagtggaaaatacaataggaagatatacatcccttggcctgcgccgcttcctgcagcccccatttggctgaacctgcagacgcagcaggtaaacaaaccggcccagcccgccaggggctttccctgaacaagcagcagcccaagtttgagaaacactgctctaaggtgccacaagtactcctcgttctttttgctgatacagactaacaaggctaccactctgaaacctgtaagtaTTCAGTTATTCTTTGCAAGATTTCCGTAATTATTCTCTTCTACTTTCTCAGCGTTCATAGCATTTTCTTCCATGCCACAGCTGGCAcagaaagtcaaaatgttttttgcCTTGGCTCCTGCTGTCACCGTTGGACACACCAAAAGCCCTCTGGTGAAAATGTTGTTAATGCCTGAAGGAGCATTGCAGGTATGAGATTTCTCTGTATTTTATTACGCTACTGAGTACTGGTCTTTAAAAAGAGGCATTGTCCCTGAGCAGGAGTCCCATGCTACCAGATAATACAAGAGGTAATATACTGTAAACAGTTTAGATCACCACTGAAATATTAATTCAGTCACAGTGCATGTATGTTCCGTAGTGTTtgtggttgtttgttttgttaaacatATGCCTCTCACAGTATGTGCAAGGTGTCAGAATTAACATCCCTGTTCGGAGTCTTAACTGTTGAATTCCTGGCTTCAGTATGTTTAAATTAACCATTTTAATGCTGTAttcaagtattttttttaattaattttgaaaaaaaatggggggagaaGGTATCTGAATGTGAATTTTCCAACTTCATGGTCAGCTTACCGTATTGATACCATTCTGATGCATATGTCTTTGAGGTATCTGTACAAGTCAGGGTAGAGGGTGGGAAATCCCCTTCTTGCCTTGAATGAATGAAAATCCCATGAGGTATGCATGTATTAACTGTGGAATACACAGTTGATGGAACACAGTTGTGGTCCTAGTAGCTAAATGAGAACCTAAAGGAAGTCAGTTAAGGGTATGACCTGGATCAGGCCTGTAGTGTGATAAGGGAACTATACAAAATACACTTTGAACGTTCACTGTAAGTAATACCCTTTGCATTTTCACAGGATTTTCTTGGCAAAAAAGACTTCCGTTGGTGGGGTAATACTATGAGAGAGATCGTTGCCAAAATATGCTGCTATGAATTACCTAATAGACTTTGTGCCAATGCATTTTTCTTTGCGGGTGGATTCAATGAGAAAAACATAAATATggtatgtgtgtatatctatatcagCCCTATTTTTTTTAGTGATGATTAAAATCAAGCTAACTTTTTCAGTTCAACAGCATTTGTGCCAAGTGTGCAATTATTTAATTTGGAATGAGTAAATCAGGGTGCTTTAATTGTTGTAGAGTTTTGCTAGGGACTTTCAAACATGATGAGAATGCAGAAAGCAAATGCCTCAATAATGCAGGTGGTGCTAAGCAATTTAACTGGGAATTTCTGTAGCCTACAGTTGGCTTAGTGGTTTGGCTAATGTGTTACCTGTCTTTTTCTCAATAAAGCAGTGTAAATGTTTAACATGGCATTAAAATATCACAGTCAAATTTGGAGTTTACAGCCTGCAGTCCCAGGCCCTGACTTACACAACACCAGTGTCACATAAGTCccagggtgggtgggtgcaggtgcATGCTGTGTCCAGAGCAGTTGTGCAGGGAGAGTCACAATGCTCGCTTTTCAGTGCTGGGGTAGGCCATCTGCATTGGTTTCCAGTGGGACAGGTGGGCAGGAGAGAGGCTGTTGAATCCACTGCCCCCAGAACATTACTCAGAAGAACATATTGTAGCACAGTATAGTGGCTTAGCGGCCATAGATGGGTTATGCTATAGTCCTAATGCCTATCTGTCCATTTGAGGAGGTGGTGTGTGAGAATTCCATTCCTCAACCTAACCTCCCCTACACTAGAATGCAGCCCAGATAAGGAAAGTCTGCAGTTCCCGAACTAACAGGCACCAGTTGCCAACTGATATTTATCAATAATATTATTAAATTGTCTGTCGGCTTAACAGGCACCAGTCAGCCAAAGATTAAAGTAATGTCTCCTGGCAGCACTGCAAGGTACCCACTGTCACACAGACACACTTTGAAAACATATGTTGTCAGGAATATTTAATCTCGTCTCTGGGGGAAATGTTGAGAGTCCATTTGCCAGAGGTGTCATTTACATGGCAAACTGGAGTTCTCtgaataaaaaatgaaaaggaaattaTGCCTCGTGTGAGCTGGTACCTTGCTCAACCTGCTCTGAAACAAAGTCCCATGCAATACATAGAGTCAAAGACTTGAACCCTTCGGGGAGCCGGCGGTTGGCTCTATTAGGACAGAAATTAACGACAGGAAACAAAGTTCAGCCCAGCTTTCTACTCAAACTTGGCTGTTCCTACATGAGGTTGCTTAAGCAACACCCCTGACTCCTTTGTTTACAGAGAGCAACTCCCACTTCCTGTATATTCAGATGGTCTGACAATCCACCTAGCTCAATGAGTCAATAGTATCCACCTAGCTTTCCCCCAGGATCTACACATGGTAAAAGCATGAGGTAGTTTAGGCAAATATTGCAAGCCTGTTTTTATCTAGCACTCAGAACTGTAACTCAGACAGAATTAAATTAAACCTTACAATAGGTTCAAGGAGAGCttaatattttagatgttttcttACTACTTTTGGCAGAACTATCATTAAgtaattgatttaaaaattaacagATATGAGAGGAATTAGATTTCTGAAAATATTCCAGTTTTTCTGGCTATCCAACTTGCTCAATTTTGGATGATTTGTAATGCTGTAGTTACTGAACTGAATGGTGTTTTGTTTATGTAGaatcctgcctttctcccattTCATTCAGAAAACAAATGATAtcctaaaaatgtttttttttttgcagagtcGAATGGATGTGTACACAGGCCGCTTTCCAGATGAAACATCTATTAAAAACATACTGCACTGGGCCCAGGTAGAGCTTCTGAAATCTTTCAATATTCTGCTATTTATACTCTCCCTTACGCTCTCTGATTATAGTTAAAACCTGATTTATTCAGAACAGACAGGCATTTATTTATCAACGAGATTTTAATATAGTGACATAATCCTTTGAGTTCCATCTTTGACGTTATTGGTTACTGAGAGTTTTCAGTGTGAAAGGACGGGCATGTAGGAAAGCTATGACTATAAAGATTGTAAAGTTacacactcaaaagttagaaaattccAGAATAAAGTTtgctcatgcaaccttaattaagcccccttgtgcataggtattatgatacaatctttaattacatgatcacacactatttttttccaccgggccctgcctcattcagtgcacaggatggacgtGGCTCAGGGAAACTAGACATTTTCTAACAAATGACTGAACTGGTTTTACTGAAATTTGCCAAAAGAATTTAGCCTGAGATaagctgaaaaatttcagcctaaattattaaagtttggcaaactgAAAACAGGCTCTTATAATGAAAAGATGATCTAACTATAGGGATTGCTGCCTGTGTCACCCTATAATCCCTCGGTGAAGAACACCAGTATAGAAAGCAGTCCTGAAAAGGAAAAGGGAAATTATAATTCTTTTAATtgtttatatacacctctaccctgatataacgctgtcctcgggagccaaaaaatcttaccgcgttataggtgaaaccgcgttatatcgaacttgctttgatctgccggagtgcgcagccccccctgcccccagagcactgctttaccatgttatattcgaatttgtgttatatcgggtctggttatatcggggtagagatgtattttaAGACTATTGTCTCAAGAAAGAGAAAGATGGAAAAAATCATGGACTATGTAATACCAAAATCTGTCAATACAAAGTTCTCAAAAAGCACCCCTGGTGCACAATGTTAATGATGAagttaacaaaaagaaaaacttgtTTGTTAGCAGATACAGATTAAAAATTACTCACCAGCAATGAAAAGTGAGAAGTGATTTTGAAGAAGTGcatgtaatttttttattttttttatgctcAAAATATGCTGTTGTAGGTGCAAAGGGCTAAATTctgatcctattgaagtcaatgtgtgTTTTGCCAAAATTTCATCCAAAATGTCTAATTTAAGTCCTGCATACTATAATATCATTGTTTCATGATAGTTTAAGGCAGAACAGCACACTGATATGCAAAGGCATGTGGACAATTCGGTCTAATTTTACactttcttttcttcattttgcTAGGCAGTTAAATCAGGAGAATTCAAATATTTTGACTATGGCAGTGAGAACCAGGCTAAGTACAACCAGGTAGGGAAAAATGACTTTTATTGAAAACTaagttatcttttaaaaataagaatgatCTCCTGTCTTCCCACGCTCAAGTACAACACATCCCCAATCTGTTACAGCGTTTGACTACAGGAAAATTAGCATTAGTTTATGGACTTTTGGGGTGTATTTAATATGGGTTTCATCCATTTGAAAAACTTAATCATACTGTCTCCTTTTGCTCCTCATGTAATCTCCTCTATCATTTGTTCatttcctctctttccccaggcttCTCTGCACCTGCTCATCTGCCATCCGGTCGCCTTCTCCTTCACTTTCCTGCCCTGTGTTCACTGCTGCTTTGTCCTCACCTCCCATGCACAAGGTCATTGTTACTTGGCCCTGTCTCCTCCTGCACGTGCTCTGCCGCTTCCAGGTCTTCCTCTCTCGCTGCACAGCCTCCAGCTTCCTTTCTTCCCCATTCTCTTGTATATGTTCCAGTTCCCTTCTTGCACGTTCTCCTGATCCTGGTTCTTTGCCATGTGTTCACCTTCTCCTCTGATCTTCTCTGCATACTGCCTGTTTCCCTTCTCTGCTGGATGTTTGTCTCCAGCTGGATGGGTCTTGGGTCTTCTCAAACCAGGAACTCCTTTCCAGCAGCAAGTCTCTGAGAACAGTTCCTTTTCCTCCTACTACTCCCATGTAGCACTGATCCCTAGGAAACTAGGCAGGCTTATCCTGGCACCCAGACGCTATGTTACAAACATGAATTGGGACACGTGTAGAAGGCAGCTCTTTatggagcagcagcaggtgcTGTGTAGACTATCAACCACGGTTTGAGAACTACAGTCCCAAAACACTGATCATCTCAGATGAATCTGGCAATTTTGCACAGCAGTCAAATGGttaatcaattatttttgtttaaaaattaagaCAGCATCTGAGACTTGCATTTTTGTCTTTcagtctgtccctcccttctATAAGATAGAAGATATGACTGTGCCCACTGCAGTATGGTCCGGTGGAGAGGACTGGATGGTAGACACAGAGGATATTGACATGTTACTCCCTCGCATTACTAACCTAGTTTACCACAAGCATATTTCTGACTGGAACCACTGGGATTTCACCTGGGGTCTTGATGCAGCCAAGCGTTTATACAGTGAAATTATTGCACTGATGGGAAAGTATCCATAAAACCACACAGCATTATTTGAGAATTAATTAGTTAATTTGAGCTTGTAAATGGAAGGGGGGGTTACTGTGAAAGGATTtaatatttactttatttttcttttggtcATGGTATCAATTTTTCCCCATCTTCCTGCTGAAATTCAGCAACCAGGATTCTGTTACTCAGAAAACTGAATTATATTTCTCAAAGGAAACACTTCTGAAACCAAAACTAAAATCCTATAATGCACATTACAGCTGTGAGCCAGAATCCATGTGCATGCCTTAAATCTTTCAGCACAGTACATCATTAGATGTTAAACTAATGAGGACATATCTCTGGTCCAGTTAAAATACTAGAGAACTTTCCCATgttacatattaaaaataaatgcagcCTTTCATATATAGTTAAGACAGTCTATGTTAGTTTTACTTTGACCATTTATTTTGTATAGATACACATGAATATATACAATAATAATGATAAGACAGCAAAAGCATGACAGGAAAAATACACACATCAAAGGATGTCCTTGAATTGAAATGCTTGTAAAAAAAGATAAAGAGAATCACACTAGGAAGAGATGAATGGGGGGGAAAATCAATGTTTGGAATCTAAAACATTTGTATACAATTAGAAATATAACCTTATGCCCTTTTCTcatgtaaattatttttttacttcCAAAAATTGCTCCCACACCTCCCAACATTTTGCCAGGTCACAAAGCTCTCAGACTATCAGCTCCACATAACCAGCTATTTCTCCTTTACACTGAAATCAGTCTTCTGATATTGGTCAATATGGATTCCATCATCCATATGGTGACAACCTTGTTACAGAGAATATAGCTAATGCAATCTAGTTCTTTCGATTGTGAGAGGTTCTTAATTTCAGTAAGGGCATTAAATGGATTAACTGAGGTACTGCTCTTCCCCCAACTAGTTCCATTactctggtctacaatttttgagaagtcgtctgcttcagagataaaatgtgctatttattatgtattttgatgtgctgaattcaaatatgacaattaaaacaactgattggctactgtttctaagatatttaagtttttacattttatgtct is a genomic window of Chrysemys picta bellii isolate R12L10 chromosome 7, ASM1138683v2, whole genome shotgun sequence containing:
- the LOC101948484 gene encoding lipase member M-like; the encoded protein is MWWFIAVVCLIQAITSSEELIKKKRNLNPETFMNISQLICYEGYPSKEYEVLTEDGYYLKINRIPYGREKPTDRGPKPAVLLQHGLFGQGSNWIENLANNSLGFMLADAGYDVWIGNSRGTTWSQRHQKFSIAQEEFWDFSFHEMGKYDLQAMINFILQKTGQKQLYYVGYSQGGTMAFIAFSSMPQLAQKVKMFFALAPAVTVGHTKSPLVKMLLMPEGALQDFLGKKDFRWWGNTMREIVAKICCYELPNRLCANAFFFAGGFNEKNINMSRMDVYTGRFPDETSIKNILHWAQAVKSGEFKYFDYGSENQAKYNQSVPPFYKIEDMTVPTAVWSGGEDWMVDTEDIDMLLPRITNLVYHKHISDWNHWDFTWGLDAAKRLYSEIIALMGKYP